A region of the Acidobacteriota bacterium genome:
AGCGCAGCAACAGCTTGTCCGCCACGCTAAAAATCGCCGTATTCGCGCCAATGCCCAGCGCCAGCGTGAACACCGCAATCAAGGTGAAGCTTTTATCTTTGCGCAGCATGCGCACGGCAAAGCGTAAGTCTTGCATCATCTCATCCTCCCATCGTTTCGGTTGCAGCCACAACGCATCCACGAACGCGCCCGCGCTGTGCCACCACAAGGCCAGTTTGTGTTTAATGTCGAGTCTGTCCCATTCGGCAAGCTGCTGTTCGCGCCATTGCAGTTCCGCTTCCCACTCCTGTCGCCAGTCGCTACGCAAACGACGCGGCACGATCAAGCCGATGAAGCGAATCAGCCAGAGCCACGGGCGCAACCAGAGACTTCGCCCACGTGCGCGCATTGCCTTAGCCTTTCTCGTTCGCAGGTTTGAGTTCGACGGGGGGCGTCATCTGTTCCAGCAAGCGGAAGCGCTGGCGCGCTTCGGCCAGCACTTCGCGGCCCGTTTTCGTCACTTCGTAATACTTGCGCGCCGGGCGCTGTTCGGCCTGGGCCACGCTTTGTTTTTCCCACTTGGATTTGATCAGCAGCCCGTCTTCCAGCCGCCGGAGCGCCGGA
Encoded here:
- a CDS encoding helix-turn-helix transcriptional regulator gives rise to the protein MGHKYLSYTMALILQALEHGYRYGFEVMQYTGLASGTVYPALRRLEDGLLIKSKWEKQSVAQAEQRPARKYYEVTKTGREVLAEARQRFRLLEQMTPPVELKPANEKG